A genome region from Dickeya chrysanthemi NCPPB 402 includes the following:
- the vapB gene encoding type II toxin-antitoxin system VapB family antitoxin, translating to MRTVSIFKNGNNRAIRLPRDMDFEGVSELEIVREGDSIILRPVRPTWGSFFELEKADPDFMSERDDVVTDEGRVDL from the coding sequence ATGAGAACCGTATCCATTTTTAAAAACGGCAACAACCGCGCCATCCGCCTCCCCCGTGACATGGATTTTGAAGGGGTGAGCGAGCTGGAGATCGTCCGCGAAGGGGACAGCATCATCCTGCGTCCCGTCCGGCCGACCTGGGGCTCGTTCTTTGAGCTCGAAAAAGCCGATCCGGACTTTATGTCGGAGCGCGATGACGTTGTCACCGATGAAGGACGGGTTGACCTGTGA